The Marinomonas sp. CT5 genome contains the following window.
ATCATTGTCGCAGGAAAAATAGAAAACAAAGCAACAACAGAAGTACCAGCTAAACCCGCCAACCAATAAAAAACACCAGCAGATAATCCTGCGATATAACGCCTTTTAGGATCTTTATGACACTCATCCCCAGAACAAATTGCCGCCGTAATCGCCGCTAGATTAAATGCAAAACCTCCCAGTGGAGCTAATACTACAGATGTAAAGCCAGTCCAACTAATCAATGGCGAAACGGGAGTCTGAAAACCACTACTGCGCATTACAGCCACACCAGGAATATTTTGGGATGTCATGGTCACAATATATAAGGGAATACCAATTCCAATCAAAGCCCCCAAGTTCCACTCAGGCCAACTCCATACAAAGCTACCAAGCGCAAAAGGGATATTAGATAACATCTGTCCATCAGACCTTGCAAGTACAAATGCTACACCAGACACCAAGACAAACAACACAGCATAACGAGGTACAAGTCGCTTACTTACTAAATAAGTAACTAACATAATACCAACTAAAAAGACGTCGCTTTTCATAGAGTCAAAAATAGAAAGCCCAAACTTGAAAAGCACACCCGCTAACATAGCGCAAGCCAGAGGCAAAGGAACCAAACGCATTAATTTATCAAATAGCCCCGATACGCCTGTTAGTAATGTCAAAATACCTGCGAAAACAAAGACGCCGATTGCTTCTGCATAACTAATCGTTCCCAAGCTTGTAGCCAACAAAGCAGCACCAGGGGTCGACCAAGCCGTAATAACAGGTGAACGAAACCATAAAGAAAGGAAAAAAC
Protein-coding sequences here:
- a CDS encoding benzoate/H(+) symporter BenE family transporter, with translation MLGIVKDFSVSAFVAGFVAVLIGFASSVAIVFQAAQAAGADSNTIVSWIMALGLGMGTTCFFLSLWFRSPVITAWSTPGAALLATSLGTISYAEAIGVFVFAGILTLLTGVSGLFDKLMRLVPLPLACAMLAGVLFKFGLSIFDSMKSDVFLVGIMLVTYLVSKRLVPRYAVLFVLVSGVAFVLARSDGQMLSNIPFALGSFVWSWPEWNLGALIGIGIPLYIVTMTSQNIPGVAVMRSSGFQTPVSPLISWTGFTSVVLAPLGGFAFNLAAITAAICSGDECHKDPKRRYIAGLSAGVFYWLAGLAGTSVVALFSIFPATMIAALAGIALLGTIGLNLKSAMEEDSNREAALVTFLVTVSGVSFGGIASAFWGILFGVICLLIFKAKVK